A genome region from Gigantopelta aegis isolate Gae_Host chromosome 3, Gae_host_genome, whole genome shotgun sequence includes the following:
- the LOC121367416 gene encoding uncharacterized protein LOC121367416, with amino-acid sequence MNRIYHLLFVLFICEITEARVKQPLGCFTCTSLNGSNPSCEDPFSPAAGTYDPDCQQGVENRVGVFPAKYCTKIKGKYKNSNLTMLVRSCGMSAMLNTCGPFEFKGKIYNGCLMSCRGTGCNQANVITAVTSPLLFLLCCLSLCLRTLAY; translated from the exons ATGAACAGGATTTACCACTtgcttttcgttttgtttatcTGCGAGATAACTGAGGCAAGAG TGAAGCAGCCACTGGGATGTTTTACGTGCACGTCTCTGAACGGCAGCAACCCCAGCTGCGAGGATCCCTTTAGTCCCGCGGCAGGGACGTACGACCCCGACTGTCAGCAGGGCGTCGAAAATCGTGTGGGAGTGTTCCCCGCAAAATACTGCACCAAGATAAAGGGCAAATATA AGAACTCGAACCTGACGATGTTGGTTCGGTCGTGCGGCATGTCGGCCATGCTCAACACATGTGGACCGTTCGAGTTCAAGGGCAAGATCTACAACGGCTGCCTTATGTCCTGCCGAGGCACCGGCTGCAACCAAGCAAACGTCATCACGGCTGTGACATCACCACTACTCTTCCTATTGTGCTGCCTATCACTCTGCCTCAGAACGCTTGCATACTAA